From a region of the Vicinamibacterales bacterium genome:
- a CDS encoding protein kinase, producing MSVRSDDPTQLAPGADDPSHDERVGAYRLVRELGQGGMGTVHLAVRDDDAFQKRVALKILKRGMDTEAIVRRFRTERQILAGLDHPNIARLFDGGTTADGRPYLVMEYVEGAPLVEYADARSLDVAARLELFVQVCAAVQHAHQNLVIHRDLKPANVLVTSDGVPKLLDFGIAKLLNPEMAGHTLAPTAPGLQMMTPEYASPEQVRGDTVTTASDVYSLGVLLYEFLTGRQPYRLTSRAFSEIVRAVCEEEPERPSLAVTRPAAPKTDTGPARTGPRSTRPADSQRWQRRLAGDLDNILLKALSKEPARRYASVDQFAEDLRRHLAGLPVLARQDTFGYRASKFVRRHRGAVTAGAAVGLALVAGMAGVVWQARVASRERARAEQRFEDVRALASAFLFDVHDAVKDLAGSTPARQLMVQKGIEYLDKIAADAGDRADLRRELAAGYLRVGDVQGRPLNPNLGDTAGALTSYQKAVALYDSLGVASASPPELRRETATALFRLSELLAATGDTAGAMQAVRRGVDLQRDIATDASAPPEARRDLVAGYSRLGDLLVATGATSEALEAHRRALSLMEQLASTAPDDPANLRQLGVAYNKVGNVLGNPNYPNVGDHAAALDEMRKSVEVFTRASARFPDNAMFKRNLAVARSNTADILLALGRRAEALTEEGLARETYEAQAREDPSNAAAQNDLAITYYKQAEMLDGDGRYAEALAAIERAAAIQDRLAAASPESVRARGEVATNYGMRGRLLARLGRRAPALENLDRSVELCRELAERNPANLERRVYVAYALAERADGLGVLAAGPGGGAPDRSAAERDYAEAESILAGLQAQGALEGTDVEMLAQVRGKLADLRRAGTPR from the coding sequence GTGAGCGTCCGTTCCGACGATCCGACCCAGCTCGCCCCCGGGGCGGACGACCCGTCGCACGACGAGCGGGTGGGGGCCTATCGCCTGGTGCGCGAGCTCGGGCAGGGCGGCATGGGCACGGTCCACCTGGCCGTCCGCGACGACGACGCGTTCCAGAAGCGGGTCGCCCTCAAGATCCTCAAGCGCGGCATGGACACCGAGGCCATCGTGCGGCGCTTCCGGACGGAGCGGCAGATCCTGGCCGGCCTCGATCACCCGAACATCGCGCGGCTGTTCGACGGCGGCACGACGGCCGACGGCCGGCCCTACCTCGTGATGGAGTACGTGGAGGGCGCGCCGCTGGTCGAGTACGCCGACGCCCGGTCGCTGGACGTCGCCGCCCGGCTCGAGCTCTTCGTCCAGGTGTGCGCGGCGGTCCAGCACGCGCACCAGAACCTCGTCATCCACCGCGATCTCAAGCCCGCCAACGTCCTGGTGACCTCCGACGGCGTGCCGAAGCTGCTCGACTTCGGCATCGCGAAGCTGCTCAATCCCGAGATGGCCGGCCACACGCTGGCGCCGACCGCCCCGGGGCTGCAGATGATGACGCCCGAGTACGCCAGCCCCGAGCAGGTGCGCGGCGACACCGTCACGACGGCGAGCGACGTCTACTCGCTGGGCGTGCTGCTCTACGAGTTCCTCACCGGACGCCAGCCCTACCGCCTCACCAGCCGGGCGTTCTCGGAGATCGTCCGTGCGGTGTGCGAGGAGGAGCCCGAGCGGCCCAGCCTCGCGGTGACGCGGCCGGCGGCCCCGAAGACCGACACCGGCCCGGCGCGGACGGGGCCGCGTTCCACCCGGCCGGCGGACTCGCAGCGCTGGCAGCGGCGGCTGGCCGGCGATCTCGACAACATCCTCCTCAAGGCGCTCAGCAAGGAGCCGGCGCGGCGCTACGCGTCGGTGGACCAGTTCGCCGAGGACCTGCGCCGGCACCTGGCCGGCCTGCCGGTGCTGGCGCGTCAGGACACGTTCGGCTATCGCGCCTCGAAGTTCGTGCGCCGCCACCGCGGCGCGGTCACGGCCGGCGCGGCCGTGGGCCTCGCGCTCGTGGCGGGGATGGCCGGCGTCGTCTGGCAGGCGCGCGTGGCCAGCCGCGAGCGGGCGCGGGCCGAGCAGCGGTTCGAAGACGTCCGGGCGCTGGCGAGCGCGTTCCTCTTCGACGTCCACGACGCCGTCAAGGACCTGGCCGGATCCACGCCCGCGCGCCAGCTGATGGTGCAGAAGGGCATCGAGTACCTCGACAAGATCGCCGCCGACGCCGGCGACCGGGCCGACCTGCGGCGCGAGCTCGCCGCCGGCTACCTGCGCGTCGGCGACGTGCAGGGCCGGCCGCTGAATCCCAACCTGGGCGATACGGCCGGCGCGCTGACGAGCTACCAGAAGGCCGTTGCCCTCTACGACTCGCTCGGCGTCGCCAGCGCGAGCCCGCCCGAGCTCCGGCGCGAGACGGCCACGGCCCTCTTCCGCCTGAGCGAGCTTCTGGCGGCCACGGGCGACACGGCCGGCGCCATGCAGGCCGTGCGGCGCGGCGTGGACCTGCAGCGCGACATCGCCACCGACGCCTCGGCCCCGCCGGAGGCGCGACGGGACCTGGTGGCCGGCTACAGCCGGCTCGGCGATCTCCTGGTGGCCACGGGCGCGACCAGCGAGGCCCTCGAGGCCCACCGGCGGGCACTGAGCCTCATGGAGCAGCTGGCGTCCACCGCGCCCGACGATCCGGCCAACCTCCGGCAGCTCGGCGTGGCCTACAACAAGGTCGGCAACGTGCTCGGGAATCCCAACTACCCGAACGTCGGCGACCACGCCGCCGCGCTCGACGAGATGAGGAAGTCCGTGGAGGTCTTCACCCGGGCATCCGCACGCTTTCCGGACAACGCCATGTTCAAGCGCAACCTGGCGGTGGCGCGCAGCAACACGGCCGACATCCTCCTGGCGCTCGGCCGGCGGGCCGAGGCCCTGACCGAGGAGGGCCTGGCGCGCGAGACCTACGAGGCGCAGGCGCGCGAGGACCCGAGCAACGCCGCCGCGCAGAACGATCTCGCGATCACGTACTACAAGCAGGCCGAGATGCTCGACGGGGACGGCCGCTACGCCGAGGCGCTGGCCGCGATCGAGCGGGCCGCCGCGATCCAGGATCGCCTGGCGGCCGCGTCGCCGGAGAGCGTCCGGGCCCGGGGCGAGGTGGCCACCAACTACGGCATGCGGGGCCGTCTGCTCGCGCGGCTCGGCCGCCGCGCGCCGGCGCTGGAGAACCTCGACAGGTCGGTCGAGCTGTGCCGCGAGCTTGCCGAGCGAAACCCTGCCAATCTCGAGCGCCGGGTCTACGTGGCGTACGCGCTGGCCGAACGGGCCGACGGCCTGGGCGTGCTCGCGGCCGGTCCCGGGGGCGGCGCCCCGGATCGGAGCGCGGCCGAGCGCGACTACGCGGAGGCCGAGTCGATCCTCGCCGGCCTGCAGGCGCAGGGCGCCCTGGAAGGCACCGACGTCGAGATGCTGGCTCAGGTCCGCGGAAAGCTCGCGGATCTCCGCCGCGCCGGCACGCCCCGGTAA
- a CDS encoding amidase, whose amino-acid sequence MTRREWLTWAASAAWHPAAIRAAQPPRPPEDDPTALTVAGLARAYGERRLTPIDVTGAYLAAIDREDGALGAYVTVARERAVDETRRLLLRASALGTEPPLFGVPVAHKDLFATRGVRTTGGSRLHERWVPDEDADLVAAFTGAGAVLLGKTNTHELGGGVTTINPFFGTTHNPHDPTRIAGGSSGGSAAAVAARLALVATGSDTGGSVRIPAALCGCVGLKPTFGLLPTGGLLGACPTFDHAGLLTRTAEDAALVLAAVAPSGTGAPRGEAFLTRFRAAVERGLHGGRLGVARAYFCAGLDPGVAAAFDEALRTLSAAGARLADVDLGITAETYGGLFDPIAVSEIRATYRADWAARPEAFSRDFAAVFQGPPIPETALAAARVAREAFERRVATVLDEVDLLVMPTVPVTAPPIAGPIDGMRILRNTWAFNAARVPAVSVPCGNGAGGVPVGLQLVGPRFAEPELLAAAGAIERRLPLAAAASAIERRLPLAAAASAIERRLPLAAAARR is encoded by the coding sequence GTGACCAGACGGGAGTGGCTGACGTGGGCCGCAAGCGCGGCGTGGCATCCCGCGGCGATCCGGGCGGCGCAGCCGCCCCGGCCGCCGGAGGACGACCCCACCGCCCTGACCGTGGCCGGGCTGGCGCGCGCCTACGGGGAGCGGCGCCTCACGCCCATCGACGTCACCGGCGCCTACCTGGCGGCCATCGACCGCGAGGACGGCGCCCTCGGCGCCTACGTCACCGTCGCGCGGGAGCGCGCGGTGGACGAGACGCGGCGCCTGCTGCTGCGGGCCTCGGCGCTCGGGACCGAACCGCCGCTCTTCGGCGTGCCCGTGGCGCACAAGGATCTCTTCGCCACGCGCGGCGTCAGGACCACCGGCGGCTCGCGGCTGCACGAGCGCTGGGTCCCGGACGAGGACGCCGATCTCGTCGCGGCGTTCACCGGCGCGGGGGCGGTGCTGCTGGGCAAGACGAACACGCACGAGCTCGGCGGCGGGGTCACGACGATCAACCCGTTCTTCGGGACCACGCACAATCCGCACGACCCGACGCGCATCGCCGGCGGATCCAGCGGCGGATCGGCGGCGGCCGTGGCGGCCCGTCTCGCGCTGGTGGCCACGGGCAGCGACACGGGCGGCAGCGTGCGCATTCCCGCCGCGCTCTGCGGATGCGTCGGGCTCAAGCCGACCTTCGGCCTCCTGCCAACCGGCGGTCTGCTCGGCGCCTGCCCCACCTTCGATCACGCCGGGCTCCTCACGCGCACGGCCGAGGACGCCGCGCTCGTGCTCGCGGCCGTGGCGCCCTCCGGGACGGGGGCCCCGCGCGGTGAAGCGTTCCTGACCCGATTCAGGGCGGCCGTCGAGCGCGGCCTCCATGGAGGGCGCCTCGGCGTCGCACGGGCGTACTTCTGCGCCGGCCTCGACCCCGGCGTCGCCGCGGCCTTCGACGAGGCGCTCCGGACGCTGTCGGCGGCTGGCGCACGCCTCGCTGACGTGGATCTGGGCATCACGGCCGAGACCTACGGCGGCCTGTTCGATCCCATCGCCGTCAGCGAGATCCGGGCGACCTATCGGGCGGACTGGGCGGCGCGGCCCGAAGCCTTCTCGCGCGACTTCGCCGCGGTGTTCCAGGGGCCGCCCATTCCGGAGACGGCGCTGGCGGCCGCGCGGGTCGCGCGCGAGGCATTCGAGCGCCGGGTGGCCACGGTGCTCGACGAGGTCGACCTGCTCGTGATGCCCACGGTGCCCGTCACGGCCCCGCCGATCGCGGGCCCGATCGACGGCATGCGCATCCTCCGCAACACGTGGGCCTTCAACGCCGCGCGGGTGCCGGCCGTGTCGGTGCCGTGCGGGAACGGCGCGGGCGGCGTGCCCGTCGGGCTGCAGCTGGTCGGACCGCGGTTCGCGGAGCCCGAACTCCTGGCGGCAGCGGGCGCAATAGAGCGCCGTCTGCCGCTGGCGGCGGCAGCAAGCGCCATAGAGCGTCGTCTGCCGCTGGCGGCGGCAGCAAGCGCCATAGAGCGTCGTCTGCCGCTGGCGGCGGCAGCGCGCCGCTGA
- a CDS encoding glycoside hydrolase family 3 C-terminal domain-containing protein, whose product MTPQRGLMIVGAFLAAVSVRPSAQAEFPFRDATSSTEDRVDSILSLMTVEEKLACLGVSTAVPRLGIPNAGNSEGLHGLVRKATADSPGIPTTSFGQVVGMGATWDKELMRRAGAVQGYEARYVTQHDHVPVLVVWGPNADLSRDPRWGRNEESFGEDSFLTGTLSAAFVRGLQGDDSRYWQVASLMKHFLANSNETTRGSSSSDFDARLFREYYSLPFRLGFQAGARSVMAAYNAMNRVPMTVHDALRDVVAGEWGADGIISSDARAIPLMVSEHRYFKTENDAIGAALRVGINQILWPRTDVVGAVRHAFEAGAFGESDLDRVLRGKFRTVIRLGLLDPPGQVPYAKIGAPGEPAPWSTERHKAVAREVAHESIVLLKNSAATLPLNQASIRSVAVIGRFADQTLIDLYGGPLPYAVPILDAIRDKVGSAMRVQFARNNEGNHAVDAARSSDVAIVVVGNHPFCGDALEMRPVVNADNSTKPCPDPGEGREGRDRTTLELTDEALVRTVFAANRRTIVIVVSSFPYAINWTQQYVPAILWTTHAAQEQGAAVADVLFGAYNPSGRLTQTWPKSSAQLPPIEDYDLRKGRTYMYSTAEPLYPFGYGLSYTTFAYSNLRFSASALAENSTITVSVDVTNTGTRQGGEVVQLYVSHIGSAVPRPRKALKGFDRVVLEPRETRTVQIPLRAEDLAYWDQERSGWRLERGSVTVMAGGSSAGAVVQRTLAVR is encoded by the coding sequence ATGACCCCCCAACGCGGTCTGATGATCGTCGGGGCGTTCCTGGCTGCGGTGTCGGTCCGACCGAGCGCACAGGCCGAGTTTCCGTTCCGCGATGCCACGAGCTCGACCGAGGATCGGGTCGACAGCATCTTGTCCCTCATGACGGTCGAGGAGAAGTTGGCGTGCCTTGGCGTCAGCACGGCGGTACCACGTCTCGGGATCCCAAACGCCGGCAATTCCGAAGGGCTGCACGGACTCGTGCGCAAGGCGACGGCGGACTCGCCTGGGATCCCCACGACGTCCTTCGGACAAGTCGTAGGCATGGGAGCGACGTGGGACAAGGAACTGATGCGGCGCGCCGGTGCGGTGCAAGGCTATGAAGCCCGTTACGTGACGCAGCACGACCACGTGCCCGTGCTCGTGGTGTGGGGGCCGAATGCGGACCTCTCTCGCGATCCGCGGTGGGGGCGCAATGAGGAGAGCTTTGGCGAAGACAGCTTCTTGACCGGGACCCTGTCAGCCGCGTTCGTGCGCGGGCTGCAGGGCGACGATTCGAGATATTGGCAGGTCGCGTCGTTGATGAAGCACTTCCTGGCCAACAGCAACGAAACGACCCGCGGGTCGTCATCGTCCGACTTCGATGCGCGCCTGTTTCGCGAGTACTACTCCCTTCCGTTCCGCCTGGGGTTTCAGGCAGGCGCGCGATCCGTCATGGCTGCCTATAACGCGATGAACCGCGTGCCGATGACCGTGCACGACGCGCTCCGGGACGTCGTGGCAGGCGAGTGGGGTGCGGACGGCATCATCTCGTCCGACGCAAGGGCGATTCCGCTCATGGTCTCGGAGCACAGGTACTTCAAAACCGAGAACGATGCCATCGGTGCGGCCCTTCGGGTCGGCATCAATCAGATCCTCTGGCCCCGAACCGATGTCGTGGGTGCGGTGCGTCATGCGTTCGAGGCCGGCGCCTTCGGCGAATCGGACCTGGACCGGGTTCTTCGCGGTAAGTTCCGGACCGTCATCCGGCTCGGGTTGTTGGATCCTCCCGGGCAGGTGCCGTACGCCAAGATCGGTGCTCCAGGCGAGCCCGCGCCCTGGAGCACGGAACGACACAAAGCAGTGGCGAGGGAGGTCGCGCACGAATCGATCGTCCTGCTCAAGAATTCCGCCGCGACGCTTCCGCTGAACCAGGCGTCGATCCGCAGCGTGGCCGTGATCGGCCGGTTCGCCGATCAAACGCTGATCGATCTGTATGGCGGCCCGTTGCCGTATGCCGTTCCTATTCTCGACGCGATACGGGACAAGGTCGGTTCTGCCATGCGGGTTCAATTCGCGCGGAACAACGAGGGCAACCATGCCGTTGACGCCGCCAGGTCCAGCGATGTCGCCATCGTCGTCGTCGGCAACCATCCGTTCTGCGGTGATGCGCTCGAGATGCGCCCGGTCGTGAACGCCGACAACTCGACGAAGCCCTGTCCGGATCCAGGCGAAGGACGGGAAGGTCGAGATCGTACCACGCTGGAACTCACCGACGAGGCCCTCGTCAGGACGGTCTTTGCTGCGAATCGCCGAACGATTGTGATCGTGGTCTCGAGCTTTCCGTACGCCATCAACTGGACCCAGCAGTACGTCCCGGCAATTCTCTGGACGACCCATGCGGCGCAGGAGCAAGGAGCCGCGGTGGCCGACGTGCTGTTCGGTGCCTACAATCCGAGCGGCCGTCTGACCCAGACGTGGCCGAAGTCCTCCGCGCAACTACCGCCGATCGAGGACTACGACCTTCGCAAGGGCCGAACCTACATGTACTCCACGGCTGAACCGCTGTACCCATTCGGCTACGGACTGAGCTACACGACTTTCGCCTACTCCAACCTGCGATTCAGTGCGTCCGCGCTCGCGGAGAACTCAACGATCACGGTGAGCGTGGATGTCACGAATACCGGGACTCGACAGGGTGGCGAAGTGGTTCAGCTGTACGTGAGCCACATCGGCTCTGCCGTGCCGAGGCCGCGAAAGGCGTTGAAGGGCTTTGACCGCGTCGTCCTTGAACCTCGCGAGACGAGGACGGTCCAAATACCGCTTCGGGCCGAGGACCTGGCCTATTGGGATCAGGAGCGGTCGGGCTGGCGGCTGGAACGGGGCTCCGTGACCGTCATGGCCGGCGGGTCCTCTGCCGGTGCCGTCGTTCAGCGGACCCTGGCCGTCCGTTGA
- a CDS encoding D-aminoacylase yields MRSISAAAACRLAVGFALAASAVSISGQAPPFDVLITGGQVLDGTGAAAQRVDVGIRGGRVAALGQLAGQPARRTIDATGLVVAPGFIDLHTHSEMPLVADGTAQSKVRQGVTLDVTGESTSPAPRDHLEEAGVDGVTPDWRTFSEYFARLERQGISINTIAHVASEQVRRVVMGYDTADSTPAQRKAMMDYVARSMQEGAWGLVTRFESGGPEHPEEVLEMARTVARFGGNYTSHIGSEGYEQKRELDYAIRVAAQAKIPVHVFHFKIRGLPLWGTIGTYIDQIEAARARGLDVTANQYPYTAMFHGWSAFFPLWMREGGPQKFAERLNDPAARARLKTDKDFKTWSEEHGGWGGIALARARTEKNRQYEGKRIAEIAKLRGDADPMDTCIDIMAEEGGNVSGIFHTMSEEDVRAVMRLPWVAVASDGSAINLDAPGVPHPRNYSTNVRVLGHYVRDEKVLSLPDAVRKMTGLPASILGLTDRGLLKTGFAADVAVFDPATVGETNSFEKPKSYAKGVPYVLVNGVVVIDKGEHTGARPGKPLRGRGYAAH; encoded by the coding sequence ATGCGCTCGATCTCTGCTGCCGCCGCCTGCCGCCTCGCCGTCGGGTTCGCGCTCGCGGCCTCGGCCGTGTCGATCTCCGGACAGGCCCCGCCGTTCGACGTGCTCATCACCGGCGGCCAGGTGCTGGACGGCACCGGCGCGGCCGCGCAGCGCGTGGACGTGGGCATCCGCGGCGGCCGCGTCGCCGCCCTCGGTCAGCTGGCGGGCCAGCCGGCCCGGCGGACCATCGACGCCACCGGGCTGGTGGTCGCGCCGGGCTTCATCGACCTCCACACCCACTCCGAGATGCCGCTCGTGGCCGACGGGACCGCCCAGAGCAAGGTCCGCCAGGGCGTCACCCTCGACGTGACCGGCGAGAGCACGTCGCCCGCCCCGCGCGATCACCTCGAGGAGGCCGGCGTGGACGGCGTGACGCCCGATTGGCGCACGTTCAGCGAGTACTTCGCCCGCCTCGAGCGCCAGGGCATCTCGATCAACACCATCGCGCACGTCGCCTCCGAGCAGGTGCGGCGCGTGGTGATGGGCTACGACACCGCCGATTCCACGCCGGCCCAGCGCAAGGCGATGATGGACTACGTCGCGCGATCGATGCAGGAAGGCGCCTGGGGCCTGGTGACCCGCTTCGAGAGCGGCGGCCCCGAGCATCCCGAGGAGGTCCTCGAGATGGCGCGGACCGTGGCCCGCTTCGGCGGCAACTACACGTCGCACATCGGCAGCGAGGGCTACGAGCAGAAGCGCGAGCTCGACTACGCGATCCGCGTCGCCGCGCAGGCGAAGATCCCGGTGCACGTCTTCCACTTCAAGATCCGGGGCCTGCCGCTCTGGGGCACCATCGGCACCTACATCGACCAGATCGAGGCGGCGCGCGCGCGGGGGCTCGACGTCACCGCGAACCAGTACCCGTACACGGCGATGTTCCACGGCTGGAGCGCCTTCTTCCCGCTGTGGATGCGCGAGGGCGGCCCGCAGAAGTTCGCGGAGCGCCTCAACGATCCCGCGGCCCGGGCGCGCCTCAAGACCGACAAGGACTTCAAGACCTGGTCCGAGGAGCACGGCGGCTGGGGCGGCATCGCCCTCGCGCGGGCCCGCACGGAGAAGAACCGCCAGTACGAGGGCAAGCGCATCGCCGAGATCGCGAAGCTGCGCGGCGACGCGGACCCGATGGACACCTGCATCGACATCATGGCGGAGGAAGGCGGCAACGTGAGCGGCATCTTCCACACGATGTCCGAAGAGGACGTGCGCGCGGTGATGCGGCTTCCGTGGGTGGCGGTGGCGAGCGACGGGTCGGCCATCAACCTCGACGCGCCGGGGGTGCCGCATCCGCGGAACTACTCGACCAACGTGCGCGTTCTCGGGCACTACGTGCGCGACGAGAAGGTGCTGAGCCTGCCCGACGCCGTGCGCAAGATGACGGGCCTGCCGGCCAGCATCCTCGGCCTCACCGACCGCGGCCTGCTGAAGACGGGCTTCGCCGCCGACGTGGCGGTCTTCGACCCGGCGACGGTCGGCGAGACCAACTCGTTCGAGAAGCCGAAGTCGTACGCGAAGGGCGTGCCCTACGTGCTCGTCAACGGCGTGGTGGTCATCGACAAGGGCGAGCACACGGGCGCCCGGCCGGGCAAGCCGCTGCGCGGCCGCGGCTACGCCGCGCACTAG
- a CDS encoding M14 family metallopeptidase, translated as MTRPRRFLLAATSAAVALAAAVTLFAQPARVAAPRVTTPEAFFGHQIGADYVLPNYTKFSEYVRLLDKESDRMVVQSIGKTAEGRDQLMAIITAPENFRKLDRYKEIASRLARAEGLTDETARALAREGKAVIWIDGGLHATEVLGAQQLTETIYEFASKTDEETMRILRDVIILAAHANPDGMELVSDWYMRKPTPTERSTAQIPRLYQKYVGHDNNRDFYAMNQPESTNINRVLYREWYPQIVYNHHQTGPTGTVMFSPPFRDPFNYVYDPLVVNTLDQVGAAMHARFDAEGKPGVTTRSGSNYSTWWNGGLRTMVYFHNQVGLLTESIGNPTPEQIGFVPDRLIAKGDYPMPIPPQTWHFRQSIDYSMTANYAVLDFAQRYRETLLYNIYVMGRNAIRRGSTDSWTDYPSRVAEVKAEIAKDMKLEAGDPRMVSGGRVQTVPSKYFELLRKPEWRDARAYVLPAGQGDFLTSTKFVNALIKAGVTVQRATAPFSAGGTQYPAGSFVVQAAQAFRPHVLDMFEPQDHPNDFQYPGGPPIPPYDNAGWTLAFQMGVKFDRQLEHVSGPFEALTDVVTPAPGTVTSASGTTGYAIAHRNNDAFTVVNRLLKAGEEVYFVADRHWQSTDGTGAIYVAARPSTLAVLQKAATDLGVSATGVAERPAGTLYRIAKPRIGLWDQYGGSMPSGHVRWLLEQFEFDFDVVYPQTLDAGNLKARYDVLLFPDGGIPEPGGGGGFGGRQPRPEDIPEEYRSHLGSVTVARTLPRLKEFAEAGGVIVAFGGSAVLGEGLGLPVGNHMVEITSSGAERPLPRDKYYVPGSILRVAVDNTAPLAFGFERHVDVFFENSPVLRLAPDASLRGVRPVAWFADKEPLRSGWAWGQHYLDGGTAAVEATVGKGRVFLLGPEITFRAQPHGTFKFLFNGIFVGPALGAADTARQTMQ; from the coding sequence ATGACGCGCCCACGCCGTTTCCTCCTCGCCGCCACCAGCGCCGCCGTCGCGCTGGCCGCCGCCGTCACGCTCTTCGCGCAGCCGGCCCGCGTGGCCGCGCCGAGGGTCACCACGCCCGAGGCGTTCTTCGGCCATCAGATCGGCGCCGACTACGTGCTGCCGAACTACACGAAGTTCAGCGAGTACGTGCGCCTGCTGGACAAGGAATCGGATCGGATGGTCGTGCAGTCGATCGGCAAGACCGCCGAGGGCCGCGATCAGCTCATGGCCATCATCACGGCGCCCGAGAACTTCCGGAAGCTCGATCGCTACAAGGAGATCGCCAGCCGGCTCGCGCGCGCCGAGGGCCTCACCGACGAGACGGCCCGCGCGCTGGCCCGGGAAGGCAAGGCCGTCATCTGGATCGACGGCGGCCTGCACGCCACCGAGGTCCTGGGCGCACAGCAGCTCACCGAGACCATCTACGAGTTCGCCAGCAAGACCGACGAGGAGACGATGCGCATCCTGCGCGACGTCATCATCCTGGCCGCCCACGCCAACCCGGACGGCATGGAGCTGGTGTCCGACTGGTACATGCGCAAGCCGACGCCCACCGAGCGCAGCACGGCGCAGATTCCCCGGCTGTACCAGAAGTACGTCGGCCACGACAACAACCGCGACTTCTACGCGATGAACCAGCCCGAGAGCACGAACATCAACCGCGTGCTCTACCGCGAGTGGTACCCGCAGATCGTCTACAACCACCACCAGACGGGGCCGACCGGCACGGTGATGTTCTCGCCGCCCTTCCGCGATCCCTTCAACTACGTCTACGACCCGCTCGTCGTGAACACGCTCGACCAGGTGGGCGCGGCCATGCACGCGCGCTTCGATGCGGAGGGCAAGCCCGGCGTCACGACGCGCTCCGGCTCGAACTACTCGACGTGGTGGAACGGCGGCCTCCGGACGATGGTCTACTTCCACAACCAGGTCGGCCTCCTCACCGAGAGCATCGGCAACCCGACGCCCGAGCAGATCGGCTTCGTGCCGGACCGCCTCATCGCCAAGGGCGACTACCCGATGCCGATCCCGCCGCAGACCTGGCACTTCCGGCAGTCGATCGACTACTCGATGACCGCGAACTACGCGGTGCTCGACTTCGCGCAGCGCTACCGCGAGACGCTGCTCTACAACATCTACGTGATGGGCCGGAACGCCATCCGGCGCGGGTCCACGGACTCGTGGACCGACTACCCGAGCCGCGTGGCCGAGGTGAAGGCCGAGATCGCGAAGGACATGAAGCTCGAGGCCGGCGACCCGCGCATGGTGTCCGGCGGACGCGTGCAGACGGTCCCGTCGAAGTACTTCGAGCTCCTGCGCAAGCCGGAGTGGCGGGACGCGCGGGCGTACGTGCTGCCGGCGGGCCAGGGCGACTTCCTCACCTCCACGAAGTTCGTGAACGCCCTCATCAAGGCCGGCGTCACCGTGCAGCGCGCCACGGCGCCGTTCTCGGCCGGGGGCACGCAGTACCCGGCGGGCTCGTTCGTCGTGCAGGCGGCGCAGGCCTTCCGGCCGCACGTGCTCGACATGTTCGAGCCGCAGGACCATCCCAACGACTTCCAGTACCCGGGCGGGCCGCCCATCCCGCCCTACGACAACGCCGGGTGGACGCTCGCCTTCCAGATGGGCGTGAAGTTCGATCGGCAGCTGGAGCACGTCAGCGGGCCGTTCGAGGCGCTCACCGACGTGGTGACGCCGGCGCCGGGCACGGTCACGAGCGCGTCCGGCACGACCGGCTATGCCATCGCCCACAGGAACAACGACGCGTTCACGGTGGTGAACCGGCTGCTGAAGGCCGGCGAGGAGGTCTATTTCGTCGCCGATCGCCACTGGCAGAGCACGGACGGGACGGGCGCCATCTACGTGGCCGCCAGGCCCTCCACGCTGGCGGTCCTCCAGAAGGCCGCGACGGACCTCGGCGTGAGCGCCACCGGCGTCGCCGAGCGCCCGGCGGGCACGCTCTACCGGATCGCGAAGCCGCGCATCGGGCTGTGGGACCAGTACGGGGGCTCGATGCCGTCGGGACACGTCCGCTGGCTGCTGGAGCAGTTCGAGTTCGACTTCGACGTCGTGTATCCGCAGACGCTCGACGCCGGGAACCTCAAGGCCAGGTACGACGTGCTGCTCTTCCCCGACGGCGGCATCCCCGAGCCCGGCGGGGGCGGCGGGTTCGGCGGCCGGCAGCCGCGCCCGGAGGACATCCCGGAGGAGTACCGCAGCCACCTCGGCAGCGTGACGGTCGCGCGGACGCTGCCGCGGCTGAAGGAGTTCGCCGAGGCCGGCGGCGTGATCGTGGCCTTCGGCGGATCGGCCGTGCTCGGCGAGGGACTGGGGCTGCCGGTCGGCAACCACATGGTCGAGATCACCTCCAGCGGCGCCGAGCGACCGCTGCCGCGCGACAAGTACTACGTGCCGGGCTCGATCCTGCGGGTGGCCGTGGACAACACCGCCCCCCTCGCCTTCGGCTTCGAGCGGCACGTGGACGTGTTCTTCGAGAACTCGCCGGTGCTGCGCCTGGCGCCCGACGCGTCCCTGCGCGGGGTCCGGCCCGTGGCCTGGTTCGCCGACAAGGAACCGCTGCGCTCGGGCTGGGCGTGGGGCCAGCACTACCTCGACGGCGGCACGGCGGCGGTCGAGGCCACGGTGGGCAAGGGCCGCGTGTTCCTGCTCGGCCCCGAGATCACCTTCCGCGCGCAGCCGCACGGCACCTTCAAGTTCCTGTTCAACGGGATCTTCGTCGGCCCGGCGCTGGGCGCCGCCGACACCGCGCGTCAGACGATGCAGTAG